The proteins below are encoded in one region of Streptomyces cyanogenus:
- a CDS encoding SigE family RNA polymerase sigma factor → MEQTRAGEYDAFVAARWSVLFHLARLLTGGDRHRAEDLLQESLVKLWFVWPKVADEAPEAYVRKVLARAAARSARRRWWGERPVEQLPEVAAADDMSATVAERSRLEAALAQLTPQQRAAVVLRYYQDLPDRQVAETLGCPVGTARSHAARGVARLRRLLADVIEPVG, encoded by the coding sequence ATGGAGCAGACCAGGGCCGGTGAGTACGACGCGTTCGTGGCGGCCCGCTGGTCGGTGTTGTTCCATCTCGCCCGTCTGCTCACCGGAGGGGACCGGCACCGCGCCGAGGACCTGTTGCAGGAGTCCTTGGTCAAGCTGTGGTTCGTCTGGCCGAAGGTCGCCGACGAGGCGCCGGAGGCCTATGTGCGCAAGGTGCTGGCGCGGGCCGCGGCCCGCTCGGCACGGCGGCGCTGGTGGGGCGAGCGGCCCGTGGAGCAGCTGCCCGAGGTGGCGGCGGCCGATGACATGTCGGCGACCGTGGCCGAGCGCTCCCGGCTGGAGGCGGCGCTCGCGCAGCTGACGCCGCAGCAGCGGGCCGCCGTGGTCCTGCGCTACTACCAGGACCTGCCCGACCGGCAGGTCGCGGAGACCCTGGGCTGCCCGGTGGGCACGGCCCGGTCCCATGCCGCGCGCGGGGTGGCCCGGCTGCGCCGGCTCCTGGCCGACGTCATCGAGCCGGTGGGGTGA
- a CDS encoding glycosyltransferase family 39 protein translates to MTATLPDLRGTAPDPTPGSRFGAAARRYGPVLALFGALKLAGFCSFMYLLSAAGDFRGKHPRFGGGAHAWDVLATWDGWWYQQIALHGYDPKLVPVPGATGLITLEGNSAAFFPLYPALMRLTSAVTGLGPYGAGLLVSIVASFAAALGVHAVAERFGGRRAGLAAAGLWAVWPGSGVEWAVYSDSLYVALAVWACHAVMTRRWLTAGVLTFAAGLNRPTAAALIAALGVAALLSLRRREEGPLRPLLAMALAPLGLLGYLLWVGNRMGDLGGYFELQSGAWAHSFDYGEQTLDVLTSVPVGHFTYLFAYPFADVIGVGVVLLALALLPLLLRLRPPAVLVVHTVLTLALVLGSQQIFANVSRYLLPCFPLFLPLAVALRRLSLPVLCTLLGIAALASGSYAGYVLFELGVP, encoded by the coding sequence GTGACCGCGACCCTGCCCGACCTACGCGGCACGGCCCCCGACCCCACGCCCGGCTCCCGGTTCGGGGCCGCGGCCCGCCGGTACGGACCGGTCCTCGCCCTGTTCGGCGCGTTGAAGCTGGCCGGTTTCTGCTCCTTCATGTACCTGCTGTCCGCCGCCGGGGACTTCCGCGGCAAGCACCCCCGGTTCGGCGGCGGGGCGCACGCCTGGGACGTGCTGGCCACCTGGGACGGCTGGTGGTACCAGCAGATCGCGCTGCACGGCTACGACCCGAAGCTCGTTCCGGTGCCGGGCGCCACCGGCCTGATCACGCTGGAGGGCAACTCGGCGGCGTTCTTCCCGCTCTACCCGGCCCTGATGCGGCTGACCTCGGCGGTCACCGGGCTCGGCCCGTACGGCGCCGGCCTGCTGGTCTCGATCGTCGCCTCCTTCGCCGCCGCCCTCGGCGTCCATGCCGTCGCCGAGCGGTTCGGCGGCCGGCGGGCCGGGCTCGCGGCGGCCGGGCTGTGGGCGGTGTGGCCGGGCTCGGGCGTGGAGTGGGCGGTGTACTCCGACTCCCTGTACGTGGCCCTGGCCGTCTGGGCCTGCCACGCCGTCATGACCCGCCGCTGGCTCACCGCCGGCGTGCTCACCTTCGCGGCCGGCCTCAACCGGCCCACGGCCGCCGCGCTGATCGCCGCGCTCGGCGTGGCCGCGCTGCTCTCCCTGCGCCGCCGCGAGGAAGGCCCGCTGCGTCCGCTGCTCGCCATGGCCCTGGCCCCGCTGGGGCTGCTCGGCTATCTGCTGTGGGTCGGCAACCGCATGGGCGACCTGGGCGGCTACTTCGAGCTCCAGTCGGGCGCGTGGGCGCACAGTTTCGACTACGGCGAGCAGACCCTCGACGTGCTGACGTCCGTGCCGGTCGGCCACTTCACCTATCTGTTCGCCTACCCCTTCGCGGACGTCATCGGGGTCGGCGTGGTGCTGCTGGCCCTCGCGCTGCTGCCGCTGCTGCTGCGGCTGCGCCCGCCCGCCGTGCTGGTCGTGCACACCGTGCTGACGCTCGCCCTGGTCCTGGGCAGCCAGCAGATCTTCGCGAACGTCTCCCGCTACCTGCTGCCCTGCTTCCCGCTGTTCCTGCCGCTCGCGGTCGCCCTGCGCCGGCTGAGCCTGCCCGTGCTGTGCACGCTGCTGGGCATCGCGGCCCTGGCCTCCGGCTCGTACGCCGGGTACGTGCTGTTCGAGCTGGGGGTGCCGTGA